In one Gossypium hirsutum isolate 1008001.06 chromosome D09, Gossypium_hirsutum_v2.1, whole genome shotgun sequence genomic region, the following are encoded:
- the LOC107892251 gene encoding heterogeneous nuclear ribonucleoprotein 1 isoform X1: MDPRGGDAIPDGETNDFRSSDHPDDDKSHPHTGDGASPGKIFVGGLARETSSAQFLEHFGKYGEITDSVIMKDRKTGQPRGFGFVTYAEPSVVDKVIEDTHIINGKQVEIKRTIPKGAAGSKDFKTRKIFVGGIPSTVSEDEFKDFFTQYGVVREHQIMRDHATNRSRGFGFITFETEQAVDDLLEKGNKIEFAGAQVEIKRAEPKKPNPPPPPSKRYNDSRTAYGGGFGDGYGRYGGGGFGGGYNRSSGAYGGRAGGFGAYGGGEFGSYGGYGGGGSGGIGPYRGEPSLGYSGRYGGNFNRGYDMGSGYGGPGEFYGGYGAGAAGGGYGSSYDAGLGGGYGGGAAGGSSFYGSRGGYSGAGSGRYHPYGR; encoded by the exons atggaccctcgaggcggTGATGCCATCCCCGACGGCGAAACCAACGATTTTAGATCCTCCGACCATCCCGATGATGACAAGTCTCACCCTCACACCGGGGATGGAGCTAGTCCTGG CAAAATTTTTGTAGGAGGTTTAGCGAGAGAGACAAGTTCTG CACAATTTCTTGAGCATTTCGGTAAATATGGTGAAATTACGGATTCTGTGATAATGAAGGACCGGAAAACGGGACAGCCTCGTGGGTTTGGGTTTGTGACTTATGCAGAGCCTTCTGTAGTTGATAAAGTCATCGAGGACACTCATATTATTAATGGGAAACAA GTGGAGATTAAGAGAACAATACCAAAGGGTGCTGCTGGAAGTAAGGATTTCAAGACTAGGAAGATTTTTGTAGGTGGAATTCCTTCAACTGTATCCGAAG ATGAGTTCAAGGACTTCTTTACACAATATGGAGTAGTCCGAGAACACCAAATCATGCGGGATCATGCTACCAATCGTTCTCGTGGTTTTGGGTTCATCACTTTTGAAACTGAGCAAGCAGTTGATGATCTTTTGGAGAAGGGAAACAAGATTGAGTTTGCCGGTGCACAG GTGGAGATAAAAAGGGCGGAGCCGAAGAAACCAAATCCTCCCCCGCCTCCATCCAAACGATATAATGATTCTAGGACTGCATATGGTGGCGGATTCGGAGATGGTTATGGTAGATATGGAGGTGGTGGATTTGGTGGTGGTTATAATAGATCAAGTGGTGCGTATGGGGGTCGAGCTGGTGGTTTTGGGGCATATGGGGGTGGTGAGTTTGGCAGTTATGGAGGTTATGGTGGTGGTGGCAGTGGTGGTATAGGGCCATACAGAGGAGAGCCGTCCCTTGGATACTCGGGTCGCTATGGAGGAAATTTCAACAGAGGGTATGACATGGGAAGTGGCTATGGAGGCCCAGGTGAGTTTTATGGGGGATATGGTGCTGGAGCTGCTGGTGGTGGATATGGTAGTAGCTACGATGCGGGCCTTGGTGGCGGCTACGGTGGTGGTGCTGCAGGAGGGAGTTCTTTCTATGGAAGTCGAGGGGGGTATAGTGGTGCGGGAAGTGGTCGATACCATCCCTATGGAAGATAG
- the LOC107892251 gene encoding heterogeneous nuclear ribonucleoprotein 1 isoform X2, whose protein sequence is MPSPTAKPTILDPPTIPMMTSLTLTPGMELVLAQFLEHFGKYGEITDSVIMKDRKTGQPRGFGFVTYAEPSVVDKVIEDTHIINGKQVEIKRTIPKGAAGSKDFKTRKIFVGGIPSTVSEDEFKDFFTQYGVVREHQIMRDHATNRSRGFGFITFETEQAVDDLLEKGNKIEFAGAQVEIKRAEPKKPNPPPPPSKRYNDSRTAYGGGFGDGYGRYGGGGFGGGYNRSSGAYGGRAGGFGAYGGGEFGSYGGYGGGGSGGIGPYRGEPSLGYSGRYGGNFNRGYDMGSGYGGPGEFYGGYGAGAAGGGYGSSYDAGLGGGYGGGAAGGSSFYGSRGGYSGAGSGRYHPYGR, encoded by the exons ATGCCATCCCCGACGGCGAAACCAACGATTTTAGATCCTCCGACCATCCCGATGATGACAAGTCTCACCCTCACACCGGGGATGGAGCTAGTCCTGG CACAATTTCTTGAGCATTTCGGTAAATATGGTGAAATTACGGATTCTGTGATAATGAAGGACCGGAAAACGGGACAGCCTCGTGGGTTTGGGTTTGTGACTTATGCAGAGCCTTCTGTAGTTGATAAAGTCATCGAGGACACTCATATTATTAATGGGAAACAA GTGGAGATTAAGAGAACAATACCAAAGGGTGCTGCTGGAAGTAAGGATTTCAAGACTAGGAAGATTTTTGTAGGTGGAATTCCTTCAACTGTATCCGAAG ATGAGTTCAAGGACTTCTTTACACAATATGGAGTAGTCCGAGAACACCAAATCATGCGGGATCATGCTACCAATCGTTCTCGTGGTTTTGGGTTCATCACTTTTGAAACTGAGCAAGCAGTTGATGATCTTTTGGAGAAGGGAAACAAGATTGAGTTTGCCGGTGCACAG GTGGAGATAAAAAGGGCGGAGCCGAAGAAACCAAATCCTCCCCCGCCTCCATCCAAACGATATAATGATTCTAGGACTGCATATGGTGGCGGATTCGGAGATGGTTATGGTAGATATGGAGGTGGTGGATTTGGTGGTGGTTATAATAGATCAAGTGGTGCGTATGGGGGTCGAGCTGGTGGTTTTGGGGCATATGGGGGTGGTGAGTTTGGCAGTTATGGAGGTTATGGTGGTGGTGGCAGTGGTGGTATAGGGCCATACAGAGGAGAGCCGTCCCTTGGATACTCGGGTCGCTATGGAGGAAATTTCAACAGAGGGTATGACATGGGAAGTGGCTATGGAGGCCCAGGTGAGTTTTATGGGGGATATGGTGCTGGAGCTGCTGGTGGTGGATATGGTAGTAGCTACGATGCGGGCCTTGGTGGCGGCTACGGTGGTGGTGCTGCAGGAGGGAGTTCTTTCTATGGAAGTCGAGGGGGGTATAGTGGTGCGGGAAGTGGTCGATACCATCCCTATGGAAGATAG